From one Brachypodium distachyon strain Bd21 chromosome 4, Brachypodium_distachyon_v3.0, whole genome shotgun sequence genomic stretch:
- the LOC100828626 gene encoding kinesin-like protein KIN-7I isoform X2 gives MDRIHVTVRARPLSAEDAQSSPWRISGNAVALTAQPSTRFEFDRIFGEECRTADVYMARTKHIVDSAVQGFNGTVFAYGQTNSGKTYTMRGSDDEPGIIPLAIHDLFRSIQEHMDREFLVRMSYMEIYNEEINDLLVPEHRKLQIHENSERGIYVAGLSEEIVTHPEQVLDFVSFGESRRHIGETNMNVYSSRSHTIFRMVVESREKVDDSDSGDSCDAVRVSVLNLVDLAGSERAAKTGAEGVRLKEGSHINKSLMTLGTVIKKLSEGIKGQGGHVPYRDSKLTRILQPALGGNANTAIICNITLAQVHADETKSSLQFASRALRVTNCAEVNEILTDAALLKRQRKEIEELRAKLKNSQSEHCDEDILNLRNTLLQSELEKERIALELEEERKAKEQREKRLLQQAKKIENLSSLVLNSERDDRTVVSSKNKRRQTWCPKPQSRQFDVEVLEPAEQGSVRSSVGDGRHMGMPPHFEELMQESYINNSGRPAHGCSSRDLSNEDVSLPDSHALLHVTSRRKPTTMKKSDQDQFGGLVPELPQEWKDTMRSQEITKPGGLSARESEAILVIKQLQDQQVKLLELEKSSIQNNLDDVLELAIQQKASFSEKYEELQQNALAAQEQAKIANEKLSALSTTAKSKEELLYEFFSNVLMETQGLAVQMDQSTHSVDNAISFIEELFQNLSKMAENIAELKQSSYVHITQSSYVIRDHEKISRKLMEKITGLESEKKLLYEQFLEQQDELQRTKSSLGSCEKSMNDCTLQHEMEKDSILSELLTLQKEVLTLSSSSLMKEKESIRKELDRTKTKLRETENKLKNYIQGKIKLEGEKAEAHREIKKLQSQKTLLERDLRKHDSLVVDKRHELNVKPEELAGLFDQAGQMQEDYQRLELLASDMEAEIASLQETLMTSTGEKEEALSKLDLIALEQEDLENRFSATESKMMSLSEEVTLLTKKLEASESFGRKMEASLSSVSSEKEDLGMQLTDVLLEMESERSMWIAKEKAYLEAKQQVNKCNDENSKLSEDLIKVRQELAQCRELLGTLEGKMVLSMEHDRHDKKFCRENCEESEQLVEKGRDIDNDNAVLKNELYKQLLLITEERDTLISRTEQMSLVINESEVLKEVSDKKLIQAKANIEELNCRISTMEVKMKNDALTYNKEKTKLRMQIRWLQPELDANRGSLKEAVEERALMDKKYHEATAMLKQKLAEMCREVLKLREELKNLKGASN, from the exons ATGGACCGGATCCACGTCACCGTGCGAGCGCGGCCGCTCTCGGCGGAGGATGCGCAGAGCAGCCCGTGGCGGATCTCCGGCAACGCCGTCGCGCTCACTGCCCAGCCCTCCACGCGCTTCGAATTCG ACAGGATATTTGGTGAGGAGTGCCGAACTGCTGACGTCTACATGGCCCGCACGAAGCACATCGTCGATTCTGCGGTGCAAGGGTTCAACG GTACTGTTTTTGCATATGGACAAACAAACAGTGGAAAGACCTATACAATGAGAGGTTCTGATGATGAACCTGGAATAATACCGCTCGCGATTCACGATTTATTTCGAAGTATACAAGAG CATATGGATAGAGAATTCCTTGTCCGTATGTCTTATATGGAGATTTACAATGAAGAGATTAATGATCTTCTTGTCCCAGAACATCGAAAATTGCAGATTCATGAGAATTCTGAG AGAGGCATATATGTTGCTGGCTTAAGTGAGGAAATTGTAACCCATCCCGAACAAGTCCTGGATTTCGTGTCATTTGGGGAAT CCCGTCGTCATATTGGGGAGACAAATATGAATGTCTATAGCAGCCGTTCTCATACTATATTTCGCATG GTTGTTGAGAGTCGAGAAAAAGTTGATGACAGTGACTCCGGAGATTCCTGTGATGCTGTTCGAGTATCTGTCCTG AATCTGGTAGACTTAGCTGGTTCAGAACGTGCTGCAAAGACTGGTGCAGAGGGTGTGAGACTCAAGGAGGGTTCCCACATTAACAAAAGTTTAATGACTCTCGGTACGGTAATCAAGAAACTAAGCGAAGGCATAAAAGGTCAAGG GGGACATGTTCCTTACCGGGATAGTAAGTTGACAAGGATACTGCAACCTGCTCTGGGTGGAAATGCCAACACGGCCATCATTTGTAATATAACACTTGCACAG GTCCATGCAGATGAGACTAAAAGCAGCTTACAATTTGCCAGTAGGGCATTACGTGTTACAAATTGTGCAGAAGTTAATGAG ATTTTGACAGATGCCGCTCTATTAAAACGCCAAAGGAAAGAAATAGAGGAGCTTCGCGCAAAACTTAAG AACTCTCAAAGTGAACACTGCGATGAAGATATTCTGAATTTGAGAAACACGCTACTACAG AGTGAACTGGAGAAGGAGAGAATTGCATTAGAGTTGGAAGAGGAAAGGAAAGCTAAAGAGCAACGTGAGAAGAGGTTGCTTCAGCAAGCAAAGAAAATTGAAAATCTTAGTTCTCTGGTTTTAAATTCAGAGAGAGATGACAGGACTGTTGTTTCTAGTAAG aacaaaagaaggcaAACATGGTGTCCCAAACCACAATCAAGGCAGTTTGATGTTGAG GTTCTAGAACCTGCAGAACAAGGCTCTGTGAGGAGCTCAGTTGGGGACGGGCGTCACATGGGGATGCCCCCGCATTTTGAAGAGCTAATGCAAGAAAGCTACATAAACAACAGTGGCCGTCCTGCTCATGGTTGTTCATCAAGGGATTTATCCAATGAAGATGTTTCTCTTCCTGATTCACATGCTTTGCTGCATGTTACCAGCAGAAGAAAGCCAACTACAATG AAGAAATCAGATCAAGATCAATTTGGGGGGTTAGTACCTGAACTACCCCAAGAGTGGAAAGACACCATGCGAAGTCAGGAAATCACCAAGCCTGGTGGCTTATCTGCTAGAGAATCTGAGGCAATTCTTGTCATTAAACAACTTCAAGATCAG CAGGTCAAGTTGCTGGAGTTAGAGAAGAGTTCTATTCAAAATAACTTGGATGATGTTCTTGAGTTGGCAATCCAGCAGAAGGCTTCTTTTAGCGAGAAGTATGAAGAG CTTCAGCAGAATGCTCTAGCAGCACAAGAACAAGCAAAAATTGCTAATGAGAAGCTATCAGCACTGTCTACTACTGCAAAATCCAAAGAG GAACTATTGTATGAATTCTTCAGCAATGTATTGATGGAGACTCAAGGACTCGCTGTGCAGATGGATCAATCGACACACTCAGTTGACAATGCTATTTCTTTCATTGAAGAACTCTTTCAGAATCTCTCCAAGATGGCAGAAAACATAGCT GAACTAAAGCAGTCTTCGTATGTACATATAACACAGTCCAGTTATGTGATTAGGGATCATGAGAAAATTTCAAGAAAATTGATGGAGAAAATCACTGGTCTTGAATCGGAGAAG AAACTGTTATATGAACAGTTCCTAGAGCAACAAGATGAACTTCAGAGGACGAAGTCCAGTCTAGGAAGCTGCGAGAAGTCTATGAAT GATTGTACCCTTCAACATGAGATGGAGAAGGATAGCATTCTCTCAGAGCTTCTAACCCTCCAAAAGGAAGTCTTAACCTTGTCGTCATCTTCCCTAATGAAAGAAAAGGAGTCTATCCGAAAGGAACTTGacagaacaaaaacaaagttACGAGAGACTGAAAACAAACTTAAGAACTATATTCAAGGAAAAATAAAGCTTGAG GGTGAAAAAGCTGAGGCCCACAGAGAAATAAAGAAGTTGCAAAGCCAGAAGACTCTTCTTGAACGTGATCTACGGAAGCATGATTCACTCGTTGTTGATAAAAGGCATGAGCTGAATGTGAAGCCAGAAGAACTTGCTGGACTTTTTGATCAAGCTGGTCAGATGCAG GAGGACTATCAAAGGCTTGAGCTCCTTGCTTCTGATATGGAGGCTGAAATTGCTTCTTTGCAAGAAACTTTAATGACTTCAACtggagaaaaggaagaagcacTATCTAAACTAGATCTTATTGCGTTGGAACAGGAAGATCTCGAAAATAGGTTTAGTGCCACAGAATCGAAGATGATGTCCTTGAGCGAGGAGGTTACTCTTCTG ACCAAAAAGCTAGAGGCATCTGAGTCTTTTGGTAGAAAAATGGAGGCTTCCCTCAGTTCTGTATCAAGTGAAAAAGAAGACTTGGGAATG CAACTTACGGATGTCCTTCTGGAAATGGAGTCTGAAAGATCAATGTGGATAGCCAAGGAGAAAGCATATCTAGAAGCTAAGCAACAAGTGAATAAATGCAATGATGAGAATAGCAAATTATCAGAAGATTTGATTAAG GTGAGACAAGAGCTGGCCCAATGTAGAGAACTGTTGGGAACTCTAGAGGGCAAAATGGTTCTTTCCATGGAGCATGACAGACATGATAAAAAGTTCTG CAGGGAGAATTGTGAAGAATCAGAACAACTTGTGGAGAAAGGAAGAGACATTGATAACGACAATGCTGTACTTAAAAAT GAACTTTACAAGCAACTACTGCTTATCACAGAAGAACGAGATACCTTAATTTCTAGGACGGAACAGATGAGTTTAGTTATCAATGAATCAGAAGTTTTAAAGGAGGTTTCTGATAAGAAG CTAATACAGGCTAAAGCTAATATAGAAGAGTTGAACTGTCGGATATCTACCATGGAAGTCAAGATGAAAAAT
- the LOC100828626 gene encoding kinesin-like protein KIN-7I isoform X8 encodes MDRIHVTVRARPLSAEDAQSSPWRISGNAVALTAQPSTRFEFDRIFGEECRTADVYMARTKHIVDSAVQGFNGTVFAYGQTNSGKTYTMRGSDDEPGIIPLAIHDLFRSIQEHMDREFLVRMSYMEIYNEEINDLLVPEHRKLQIHENSERGIYVAGLSEEIVTHPEQVLDFVSFGESRRHIGETNMNVYSSRSHTIFRMVVESREKVDDSDSGDSCDAVRVSVLNLVDLAGSERAAKTGAEGVRLKEGSHINKSLMTLGTVIKKLSEGIKGQGGHVPYRDSKLTRILQPALGGNANTAIICNITLAQVHADETKSSLQFASRALRVTNCAEVNEILTDAALLKRQRKEIEELRAKLKNSQSEHCDEDILNLRNTLLQSELEKERIALELEEERKAKEQREKRLLQQAKKIENLSSLVLNSERDDRTVVSSKNKRRQTWCPKPQSRQFDVEVLEPAEQGSVRSSVGDGRHMGMPPHFEELMQESYINNSGRPAHGCSSRDLSNEDVSLPDSHALLHVTSRRKPTTMKKSDQDQFGGLVPELPQEWKDTMRSQEITKPGGLSARESEAILVIKQLQDQQVKLLELEKSSIQNNLDDVLELAIQQKASFSEKYEELQQNALAAQEQAKIANEKLSALSTTAKSKEELLYEFFSNVLMETQGLAVQMDQSTHSVDNAISFIEELFQNLSKMAENIAELKQSSYVHITQSSYVIRDHEKISRKLMEKITGLESEKKLLYEQFLEQQDELQRTKSSLGSCEKSMNDCTLQHEMEKDSILSELLTLQKEVLTLSSSSLMKEKESIRKELDRTKTKLRETENKLKNYIQGKIKLEGEKAEAHREIKKLQSQKTLLERDLRKHDSLVVDKRHELNVKPEELAGLFDQAGQMQEDYQRLELLASDMEAEIASLQETLMTSTGEKEEALSKLDLIALEQEDLENRFSATESKMMSLSEEVTLLTKKLEASESFGRKMEASLSSVSSEKEDLGMQLTDVLLEMESERSMWIAKEKAYLEAKQQVNKCNDENSKLSEDLIKVYFITITQVRQLPCRFYADIFSLIFCE; translated from the exons ATGGACCGGATCCACGTCACCGTGCGAGCGCGGCCGCTCTCGGCGGAGGATGCGCAGAGCAGCCCGTGGCGGATCTCCGGCAACGCCGTCGCGCTCACTGCCCAGCCCTCCACGCGCTTCGAATTCG ACAGGATATTTGGTGAGGAGTGCCGAACTGCTGACGTCTACATGGCCCGCACGAAGCACATCGTCGATTCTGCGGTGCAAGGGTTCAACG GTACTGTTTTTGCATATGGACAAACAAACAGTGGAAAGACCTATACAATGAGAGGTTCTGATGATGAACCTGGAATAATACCGCTCGCGATTCACGATTTATTTCGAAGTATACAAGAG CATATGGATAGAGAATTCCTTGTCCGTATGTCTTATATGGAGATTTACAATGAAGAGATTAATGATCTTCTTGTCCCAGAACATCGAAAATTGCAGATTCATGAGAATTCTGAG AGAGGCATATATGTTGCTGGCTTAAGTGAGGAAATTGTAACCCATCCCGAACAAGTCCTGGATTTCGTGTCATTTGGGGAAT CCCGTCGTCATATTGGGGAGACAAATATGAATGTCTATAGCAGCCGTTCTCATACTATATTTCGCATG GTTGTTGAGAGTCGAGAAAAAGTTGATGACAGTGACTCCGGAGATTCCTGTGATGCTGTTCGAGTATCTGTCCTG AATCTGGTAGACTTAGCTGGTTCAGAACGTGCTGCAAAGACTGGTGCAGAGGGTGTGAGACTCAAGGAGGGTTCCCACATTAACAAAAGTTTAATGACTCTCGGTACGGTAATCAAGAAACTAAGCGAAGGCATAAAAGGTCAAGG GGGACATGTTCCTTACCGGGATAGTAAGTTGACAAGGATACTGCAACCTGCTCTGGGTGGAAATGCCAACACGGCCATCATTTGTAATATAACACTTGCACAG GTCCATGCAGATGAGACTAAAAGCAGCTTACAATTTGCCAGTAGGGCATTACGTGTTACAAATTGTGCAGAAGTTAATGAG ATTTTGACAGATGCCGCTCTATTAAAACGCCAAAGGAAAGAAATAGAGGAGCTTCGCGCAAAACTTAAG AACTCTCAAAGTGAACACTGCGATGAAGATATTCTGAATTTGAGAAACACGCTACTACAG AGTGAACTGGAGAAGGAGAGAATTGCATTAGAGTTGGAAGAGGAAAGGAAAGCTAAAGAGCAACGTGAGAAGAGGTTGCTTCAGCAAGCAAAGAAAATTGAAAATCTTAGTTCTCTGGTTTTAAATTCAGAGAGAGATGACAGGACTGTTGTTTCTAGTAAG aacaaaagaaggcaAACATGGTGTCCCAAACCACAATCAAGGCAGTTTGATGTTGAG GTTCTAGAACCTGCAGAACAAGGCTCTGTGAGGAGCTCAGTTGGGGACGGGCGTCACATGGGGATGCCCCCGCATTTTGAAGAGCTAATGCAAGAAAGCTACATAAACAACAGTGGCCGTCCTGCTCATGGTTGTTCATCAAGGGATTTATCCAATGAAGATGTTTCTCTTCCTGATTCACATGCTTTGCTGCATGTTACCAGCAGAAGAAAGCCAACTACAATG AAGAAATCAGATCAAGATCAATTTGGGGGGTTAGTACCTGAACTACCCCAAGAGTGGAAAGACACCATGCGAAGTCAGGAAATCACCAAGCCTGGTGGCTTATCTGCTAGAGAATCTGAGGCAATTCTTGTCATTAAACAACTTCAAGATCAG CAGGTCAAGTTGCTGGAGTTAGAGAAGAGTTCTATTCAAAATAACTTGGATGATGTTCTTGAGTTGGCAATCCAGCAGAAGGCTTCTTTTAGCGAGAAGTATGAAGAG CTTCAGCAGAATGCTCTAGCAGCACAAGAACAAGCAAAAATTGCTAATGAGAAGCTATCAGCACTGTCTACTACTGCAAAATCCAAAGAG GAACTATTGTATGAATTCTTCAGCAATGTATTGATGGAGACTCAAGGACTCGCTGTGCAGATGGATCAATCGACACACTCAGTTGACAATGCTATTTCTTTCATTGAAGAACTCTTTCAGAATCTCTCCAAGATGGCAGAAAACATAGCT GAACTAAAGCAGTCTTCGTATGTACATATAACACAGTCCAGTTATGTGATTAGGGATCATGAGAAAATTTCAAGAAAATTGATGGAGAAAATCACTGGTCTTGAATCGGAGAAG AAACTGTTATATGAACAGTTCCTAGAGCAACAAGATGAACTTCAGAGGACGAAGTCCAGTCTAGGAAGCTGCGAGAAGTCTATGAAT GATTGTACCCTTCAACATGAGATGGAGAAGGATAGCATTCTCTCAGAGCTTCTAACCCTCCAAAAGGAAGTCTTAACCTTGTCGTCATCTTCCCTAATGAAAGAAAAGGAGTCTATCCGAAAGGAACTTGacagaacaaaaacaaagttACGAGAGACTGAAAACAAACTTAAGAACTATATTCAAGGAAAAATAAAGCTTGAG GGTGAAAAAGCTGAGGCCCACAGAGAAATAAAGAAGTTGCAAAGCCAGAAGACTCTTCTTGAACGTGATCTACGGAAGCATGATTCACTCGTTGTTGATAAAAGGCATGAGCTGAATGTGAAGCCAGAAGAACTTGCTGGACTTTTTGATCAAGCTGGTCAGATGCAG GAGGACTATCAAAGGCTTGAGCTCCTTGCTTCTGATATGGAGGCTGAAATTGCTTCTTTGCAAGAAACTTTAATGACTTCAACtggagaaaaggaagaagcacTATCTAAACTAGATCTTATTGCGTTGGAACAGGAAGATCTCGAAAATAGGTTTAGTGCCACAGAATCGAAGATGATGTCCTTGAGCGAGGAGGTTACTCTTCTG ACCAAAAAGCTAGAGGCATCTGAGTCTTTTGGTAGAAAAATGGAGGCTTCCCTCAGTTCTGTATCAAGTGAAAAAGAAGACTTGGGAATG CAACTTACGGATGTCCTTCTGGAAATGGAGTCTGAAAGATCAATGTGGATAGCCAAGGAGAAAGCATATCTAGAAGCTAAGCAACAAGTGAATAAATGCAATGATGAGAATAGCAAATTATCAGAAGATTTGATTAAG GTCTATTTCATTACCATTACACAAGTGCGACAATTACCTTGCAGATTCTATGCGGATATCTTTTCCCTGATTTTTTGTGAATAA
- the LOC100828626 gene encoding kinesin-like protein KIN-7I isoform X9, translating into MDRIHVTVRARPLSAEDAQSSPWRISGNAVALTAQPSTRFEFDRIFGEECRTADVYMARTKHIVDSAVQGFNGTVFAYGQTNSGKTYTMRGSDDEPGIIPLAIHDLFRSIQEHMDREFLVRMSYMEIYNEEINDLLVPEHRKLQIHENSERGIYVAGLSEEIVTHPEQVLDFVSFGESRRHIGETNMNVYSSRSHTIFRMVVESREKVDDSDSGDSCDAVRVSVLNLVDLAGSERAAKTGAEGVRLKEGSHINKSLMTLGTVIKKLSEGIKGQGGHVPYRDSKLTRILQPALGGNANTAIICNITLAQVHADETKSSLQFASRALRVTNCAEVNEILTDAALLKRQRKEIEELRAKLKNSQSEHCDEDILNLRNTLLQSELEKERIALELEEERKAKEQREKRLLQQAKKIENLSSLVLNSERDDRTVVSSKNKRRQTWCPKPQSRQFDVEVLEPAEQGSVRSSVGDGRHMGMPPHFEELMQESYINNSGRPAHGCSSRDLSNEDVSLPDSHALLHVTSRRKPTTMKKSDQDQFGGLVPELPQEWKDTMRSQEITKPGGLSARESEAILVIKQLQDQVKLLELEKSSIQNNLDDVLELAIQQKASFSEKYEELQQNALAAQEQAKIANEKLSALSTTAKSKEELLYEFFSNVLMETQGLAVQMDQSTHSVDNAISFIEELFQNLSKMAENIAELKQSSYVHITQSSYVIRDHEKISRKLMEKITGLESEKKLLYEQFLEQQDELQRTKSSLGSCEKSMNDCTLQHEMEKDSILSELLTLQKEVLTLSSSSLMKEKESIRKELDRTKTKLRETENKLKNYIQGKIKLEGEKAEAHREIKKLQSQKTLLERDLRKHDSLVVDKRHELNVKPEELAGLFDQAGQMQEDYQRLELLASDMEAEIASLQETLMTSTGEKEEALSKLDLIALEQEDLENRFSATESKMMSLSEEVTLLTKKLEASESFGRKMEASLSSVSSEKEDLGMQLTDVLLEMESERSMWIAKEKAYLEAKQQVNKCNDENSKLSEDLIKVRQELAQCRELLGTLEGKMVLSMEHDRHDKKFCRENCEESEQLVEKGRDIDNDNAVLKNQELYKQLLLITEERDTLISRTEQMSLVINESEVLKEVSDKKLIQAKANIEELNCRISTMEVKMKNDALTYNKEKTKLRMQIRWLQPELDANRGSLKEAVEERALMDKKYHEATAMLKQKLAEMCREVLKLREELKNLKGASN; encoded by the exons ATGGACCGGATCCACGTCACCGTGCGAGCGCGGCCGCTCTCGGCGGAGGATGCGCAGAGCAGCCCGTGGCGGATCTCCGGCAACGCCGTCGCGCTCACTGCCCAGCCCTCCACGCGCTTCGAATTCG ACAGGATATTTGGTGAGGAGTGCCGAACTGCTGACGTCTACATGGCCCGCACGAAGCACATCGTCGATTCTGCGGTGCAAGGGTTCAACG GTACTGTTTTTGCATATGGACAAACAAACAGTGGAAAGACCTATACAATGAGAGGTTCTGATGATGAACCTGGAATAATACCGCTCGCGATTCACGATTTATTTCGAAGTATACAAGAG CATATGGATAGAGAATTCCTTGTCCGTATGTCTTATATGGAGATTTACAATGAAGAGATTAATGATCTTCTTGTCCCAGAACATCGAAAATTGCAGATTCATGAGAATTCTGAG AGAGGCATATATGTTGCTGGCTTAAGTGAGGAAATTGTAACCCATCCCGAACAAGTCCTGGATTTCGTGTCATTTGGGGAAT CCCGTCGTCATATTGGGGAGACAAATATGAATGTCTATAGCAGCCGTTCTCATACTATATTTCGCATG GTTGTTGAGAGTCGAGAAAAAGTTGATGACAGTGACTCCGGAGATTCCTGTGATGCTGTTCGAGTATCTGTCCTG AATCTGGTAGACTTAGCTGGTTCAGAACGTGCTGCAAAGACTGGTGCAGAGGGTGTGAGACTCAAGGAGGGTTCCCACATTAACAAAAGTTTAATGACTCTCGGTACGGTAATCAAGAAACTAAGCGAAGGCATAAAAGGTCAAGG GGGACATGTTCCTTACCGGGATAGTAAGTTGACAAGGATACTGCAACCTGCTCTGGGTGGAAATGCCAACACGGCCATCATTTGTAATATAACACTTGCACAG GTCCATGCAGATGAGACTAAAAGCAGCTTACAATTTGCCAGTAGGGCATTACGTGTTACAAATTGTGCAGAAGTTAATGAG ATTTTGACAGATGCCGCTCTATTAAAACGCCAAAGGAAAGAAATAGAGGAGCTTCGCGCAAAACTTAAG AACTCTCAAAGTGAACACTGCGATGAAGATATTCTGAATTTGAGAAACACGCTACTACAG AGTGAACTGGAGAAGGAGAGAATTGCATTAGAGTTGGAAGAGGAAAGGAAAGCTAAAGAGCAACGTGAGAAGAGGTTGCTTCAGCAAGCAAAGAAAATTGAAAATCTTAGTTCTCTGGTTTTAAATTCAGAGAGAGATGACAGGACTGTTGTTTCTAGTAAG aacaaaagaaggcaAACATGGTGTCCCAAACCACAATCAAGGCAGTTTGATGTTGAG GTTCTAGAACCTGCAGAACAAGGCTCTGTGAGGAGCTCAGTTGGGGACGGGCGTCACATGGGGATGCCCCCGCATTTTGAAGAGCTAATGCAAGAAAGCTACATAAACAACAGTGGCCGTCCTGCTCATGGTTGTTCATCAAGGGATTTATCCAATGAAGATGTTTCTCTTCCTGATTCACATGCTTTGCTGCATGTTACCAGCAGAAGAAAGCCAACTACAATG AAGAAATCAGATCAAGATCAATTTGGGGGGTTAGTACCTGAACTACCCCAAGAGTGGAAAGACACCATGCGAAGTCAGGAAATCACCAAGCCTGGTGGCTTATCTGCTAGAGAATCTGAGGCAATTCTTGTCATTAAACAACTTCAAGATCAG GTCAAGTTGCTGGAGTTAGAGAAGAGTTCTATTCAAAATAACTTGGATGATGTTCTTGAGTTGGCAATCCAGCAGAAGGCTTCTTTTAGCGAGAAGTATGAAGAG CTTCAGCAGAATGCTCTAGCAGCACAAGAACAAGCAAAAATTGCTAATGAGAAGCTATCAGCACTGTCTACTACTGCAAAATCCAAAGAG GAACTATTGTATGAATTCTTCAGCAATGTATTGATGGAGACTCAAGGACTCGCTGTGCAGATGGATCAATCGACACACTCAGTTGACAATGCTATTTCTTTCATTGAAGAACTCTTTCAGAATCTCTCCAAGATGGCAGAAAACATAGCT GAACTAAAGCAGTCTTCGTATGTACATATAACACAGTCCAGTTATGTGATTAGGGATCATGAGAAAATTTCAAGAAAATTGATGGAGAAAATCACTGGTCTTGAATCGGAGAAG AAACTGTTATATGAACAGTTCCTAGAGCAACAAGATGAACTTCAGAGGACGAAGTCCAGTCTAGGAAGCTGCGAGAAGTCTATGAAT GATTGTACCCTTCAACATGAGATGGAGAAGGATAGCATTCTCTCAGAGCTTCTAACCCTCCAAAAGGAAGTCTTAACCTTGTCGTCATCTTCCCTAATGAAAGAAAAGGAGTCTATCCGAAAGGAACTTGacagaacaaaaacaaagttACGAGAGACTGAAAACAAACTTAAGAACTATATTCAAGGAAAAATAAAGCTTGAG GGTGAAAAAGCTGAGGCCCACAGAGAAATAAAGAAGTTGCAAAGCCAGAAGACTCTTCTTGAACGTGATCTACGGAAGCATGATTCACTCGTTGTTGATAAAAGGCATGAGCTGAATGTGAAGCCAGAAGAACTTGCTGGACTTTTTGATCAAGCTGGTCAGATGCAG GAGGACTATCAAAGGCTTGAGCTCCTTGCTTCTGATATGGAGGCTGAAATTGCTTCTTTGCAAGAAACTTTAATGACTTCAACtggagaaaaggaagaagcacTATCTAAACTAGATCTTATTGCGTTGGAACAGGAAGATCTCGAAAATAGGTTTAGTGCCACAGAATCGAAGATGATGTCCTTGAGCGAGGAGGTTACTCTTCTG ACCAAAAAGCTAGAGGCATCTGAGTCTTTTGGTAGAAAAATGGAGGCTTCCCTCAGTTCTGTATCAAGTGAAAAAGAAGACTTGGGAATG CAACTTACGGATGTCCTTCTGGAAATGGAGTCTGAAAGATCAATGTGGATAGCCAAGGAGAAAGCATATCTAGAAGCTAAGCAACAAGTGAATAAATGCAATGATGAGAATAGCAAATTATCAGAAGATTTGATTAAG GTGAGACAAGAGCTGGCCCAATGTAGAGAACTGTTGGGAACTCTAGAGGGCAAAATGGTTCTTTCCATGGAGCATGACAGACATGATAAAAAGTTCTG CAGGGAGAATTGTGAAGAATCAGAACAACTTGTGGAGAAAGGAAGAGACATTGATAACGACAATGCTGTACTTAAAAAT CAGGAACTTTACAAGCAACTACTGCTTATCACAGAAGAACGAGATACCTTAATTTCTAGGACGGAACAGATGAGTTTAGTTATCAATGAATCAGAAGTTTTAAAGGAGGTTTCTGATAAGAAG CTAATACAGGCTAAAGCTAATATAGAAGAGTTGAACTGTCGGATATCTACCATGGAAGTCAAGATGAAAAAT